A single region of the Octopus bimaculoides isolate UCB-OBI-ISO-001 chromosome 6, ASM119413v2, whole genome shotgun sequence genome encodes:
- the LOC106875288 gene encoding B9 domain-containing protein 2 gives MAEVHVIGQISGAHGFPSSRLFCKFGIQSGNAWKVLSGLTEGQTQVDNCQNEEAAYWSYPLDIHFTTKGLQGWPKIYLQVWCQDSFGRNQHYGYGFCHVPSSPGMHIIECPTWSPTGTLWEQISQYFIGGSAQLRRPDLVYCATDRYRLHTIARGTVTLQLGVILRGFEKFGVEY, from the exons ATGGCTGAAGTACATGTTATTGGACAAATCAGTGGAGCACATGGATTTCCTAGCAGTAGGTTGTTCTGTAAGTTTGGAATACAATCTG GCAATGCTTGGAAAGTGTTATCTGGATTAACTGAAGGCCAAACGCAAGTGGATAATTGCCAAAATGAAGAAGCTGCCTATTGGTCCTATCCACTTGACATCCACTTTACCACAAAAGGTTTACAAG GTTGGCCCAAAATTTATCTGCAAGTTTGGTGCCAGGATAGCTTTGGTCGGAACCAGCACTATGGTTATGGATTCTGTCATGTACCTTCTTCTCCTGGGATGCATATTATTGAGTGCCCAACATGGAGTCCAACAGGAACATTGTGGGAACAAATATCACAGTATTTTATTGGTGGCAGTGCCCAGCTCCGACGTCCTGATCTAGTTTATTGTGCTACAGATCGCTACCGGCTACATACCATTGCTCGTGGAACAGTCACACTTCAACTTGGTGTTATATTACGAGGATTTGAAAAGTTTGGTGTAGagtactga